CTGCTTTGCTTTTGTGGTTATGTCTTTGAttagaaaatgcacaagtactaaACCATCATCCATTACGGTTCTAAATCTGTTGAGAGAGAGCAGATGCATAAAACACCTTGAACAAGTTcatacacatataatacaaaagGGTTATGAGCAAGACCATTTTATCATCAACCAGTTTATATCCCTATGTAATGTGTTCTCGCCTGATGTTTCTTATGCTACAAGTGTGTTTGAGCATGTTATTCAGCCTAATGTTTATGTATGGAATACATTGATTAAAGGGTATAGCAAAAAATCATCTCTTGTTGACTGTTTCGTAGTCTTGAAACAAATGAGAACAAGTGTGAATGTGATACCTGATGAGTTTACTTTTCCTTCGTTGGTCAAATCTTGTTCTAATGTGTTGGCTTTGAAAGAAGGTGAGATTATTCATGGGTTGTTAGTTAGATATGGGCTTGATAGTGATGTGTTTGTAGGATCTAGTTTGATTGATCTTTATGGGAAGTGCAAAGAGATTGAGTATGCGCGGAGAGTCTTTGATGAAATTTCTCTAAAGAATGAGGTTATATGGACTGCGATGATCGTTGGATATGTATATGCTGGTGATttattagaagcaagaaagttATTTGATGAAATGCCACAGAGAAATGTAGCTTCGGGGAATGCAATGATTAGGGCATTCGTCAAGTTTGGTGATTTGTCTGGCGCGAAGAAATTGTTTGATAGTATGCCTGATAAGGATGTGGTATCTTTTACTACTATGATTGATGGTTATGCTAAGGCCGGTGACATGGCATCAGCGAGGTTTCTGTTTGATAGGTCTTCTAATAGAGACATCATTTCGTGGTCTGCTTTGATGTCCGGGTATGCTCAGAACGGGCAACCCAATGAAGCTGTCAAAATTTTCCATGAAATGTTGTCGATGAATGTTAGGCCAGATGAGTTTATAATGGTAAGTTTGATGTGTGCGTGTTCCCAGTTAGGTCGTCTGGACCTGGCAAACTGGGTAGAACATTATATGAGCCAAAATTCATTTGATCTTAATCAAGTTCATATAGCTGCAGCCCTCGTGGATATGAATGCTAAGTGTGGCAATATGGAAAGGGCAAAAATGTTGTTTGAGGGGATGCCTAAGCGTGATCTAGTATCATATTGTTCAATGATACAAGGTCTGTCTATTCATGGTTGCGGTTCCCAGGCTGTAGATTTCTTTGATAGGATGCTGAATGAGGGTCTTGTGCCTGATGATGTTTCCCTAAAGATAATTCTGACAGCTTGTAGTCGTGCAGAACTTGTAAAGGAGGGTTTCCGGATCTTCAATCTAATGACAACCAAGTACTCTGTCAAGCTATCTCCGGATCATTATGCATGCGTAGTAGACCTTCTTGGAAGATCAGGAAAGCTTCAAGATGCGTATGAACTTATAAAGTCGATGCCTGTTGAACCTCATGCCGGTGCCTGGGGTGCACTTCTTGGGGCTTGTAAGTTACACTGTGACATTGAAGTAGGCGAGGAGATATCGAATAGACTTTTTGAACTTGAGCCTCAAAATACTGGTAATTATGTGCTTTTGTCAGACATCTATGCTGCGGCAAATAGGTGGTTAGATGTTGCACTGTTGCGTCAAAAAATGAGTGAGAAGGGTCTTAGGAAGATACCTGGTTGCAGCAGTTGGGTATGGAACAATCCTTAAAACTTTCGTCCTATTATTGTTTATGTCTTCATGTCCCTTTTTACATTTTTACGGGTTTCCCCCTTCAGTGAAAAATCAATCTTATTACTTTATGGATGTGTTTCATAAGAAGGAAGTCACCCATAATCTTATTACTTTATGTCATGACATTATCTCAATGAGCTAATATCAAAGCAAGTTAAATACAGATATTTTGATTACTCTATTCTTCTTGTAATATGCAATTTGATGTGTTATTCTCCGTTCAAAACTGCTAGTTATCAGTGTCTGTTAGTGATTTTATCTAGGTTGAAGTTGTGTTTGCTGGCAAGGGATAAATTCTTGTCCTCTTCCTCATTATGAACAGAGAAAATTAAGTTCACTAAGTAATGCATAACCAGCCACAATCAAAGACATTATTGTTAGACTATTAAGAGCTGAAACAATTTTGACCTCATACTCTTGCTCTAACGTTACCATGGCATCATTTACCATGCTCTCTGCATTTCCCATCTCTCAATCACATCCCTGTTATTTCCTTTTAATGCAAAAGGCTCAAGTCTGAGCGGCTTAAACTGCAATTTTACAGTACCTCCTGGTCATCATGCAACCCAAAACCTTTTCATGAATGTTTCTTTTGTCATAGTATGCTTTTGCTGCATTAATTTCTTTTGCAATGTGTGGGGTTAAAAAGAACTTGAGTGTGTGTGCGCAACTTTTTTCCAAGCAAAGCTGCCCCTAGACTTGAACAActcctttttgttttttccgTAAATGAGCAGTTTTAACCAAAGTGAACATTGCATATCAAAAAAACCCAGACCTAGACATCCCCAGCCTGGTAAAGCATCTACACTATGGAAGCATCCTACTATCCTTCAAAATCGAGGAATATTCAGTACAGCAGCCTAAGGATGATAATATTTCAACTGAGCCAGTATTCTAAATAGCCTTACTTTCACTACTCCTCTAGTGTAGATATCCTGGACATCATTCTAGTGAGAGCTTCAGGACTTCTGTTTTTTGATTGGAAGATTCACAGGTTTCCTTTCTTGCCATATGTAATATACTCCTGCTGCTAGTGTCATCACTGCAAAATTCAGCTTGTGAATCCTTACCTTTGCAGTTAGTACTTTCCCATCTCATCTCCCCTTTCCGGCCAACTTCCTCAAAGTCTTGATAAGCTTTAATGATTTTATGGACGACCCATTATTTACCTTGCTTCCCATAATAAATATGTACCCATTGTTTCCATAATCTGTCTTTCTCATGGCATAAATTCCAGAACATTTGGCAAATGGCAGCCATGTTACATGCTAGCAGATCAACTCTATTCAGCCCTCCAGCTGATTTTAGTCACCATAATTTGTCCCAGGAAATAAGTGTCTTCCTTGATGTCTCTATCCCTCCTGTCCATAAGAGAACCTCCTACAACACCTTCAATACATTTAATCACCTTCTTGGGCAAGATGAAAACTTGTGACCAGAAGTCTTGACAGAGAATAGACACTTCTAATCTACTGTGCTCTGATAAGAACCTTGAGGTCCAACCAGATATTCTGCCTAATATCTTATCAATTAAGGGTTGACACTGCAGAATAGATACTTCTTTAGTACTCCATGGTACACCCAAGTACCTAATAGGTAGAGTACCTTTTGAGAATCCAAGTACTTGTAAAATCTTGTCCTGGATGTCTGATTGAACCCCCCTCCAAAGTAAATAGCACTTTTATCTACATTAGCAACCAGCCAGATGCATTTGAGGATACCTGAAAATAAGAGTATAGTAGTTGTATGGAAATAGCACCCTCTCTAGGCCTCTACAGAATAGCAACAAGTCATCAGCAAAACTCAATTGCCTATGTTAGTCTTTGCACATTTAGGGTGGAAGCTAAAATCAGGAATTCTCTGCAGCTGTTTCATTAAATTAACCTAGTAAGTGCATCGTTTGCATTAACCTTCCGCGCTGGACttcatagaattttttttaaagtgcaGTATGAATGAAGATGTTCTCTTTGAGATAAAAATCTCTATAGATAGTGTTTTCTAAGTCAGAGAGAGCATCAATATCCATGGTCTCATTTTCTAATTTTACATATTGCACTTGAGTAATAATGCTGTTTCGCAGTCAAGTTGAATGCAAACCGCTTAGTCACTGGAACTCTTTGTGGGTTTGATCAGTTCATGAATTTGGTCATTGACAACACAGTGGAAGTTAATGGCAATGATAAGAATGAAATTGGCATGGTGGTGAGTTTCTTATTCTCTCCTCCTCTCTCCCTTTACCCTTGTTCCTTCACTCTGGTTGTTGCGATCTTACAGCTCTGAATATGATCGCTAATGCTGGTGTGTTGCTGCAAAATTTCTCTTTCAGCTGATTCGCGGGAATAGCATGGTGACAATTGAAGCGTTGGAGCCAGTCGCTTGACCACAGTAAAGCTCTAACAGATGTTTGTTTATGCCCCAGATGCTGCTGTTGCttgtttaaagggaaaccttaGGAACACAAGTTTGTACTGTCAGGATTCGGTATTCGACTAGATAACAGTTAACATGACAATGTTTGATCATCAATGCTTTCTATTCAATTAGTGCACTATGTGCTGAATGCAGTTTGTATGTGTTCCTGTTTTTTCCTCTCCAATTAAAAGGAGCACAATGTGATGTTTCCTTTTAATCCTCTGAGGTAAAAGCACTTCTGAGTTATTATATATGAGCGAGTTTGACCCCAACCATTAACTGACCAAAAATATACTCCCTTTCAGGAGCAAATTTAACTCTCTTCTCTAATTTCTATAATATTCAAACTATgcatatgattattaaatcgaaaaagggtcaaaaatacccttaaactatcagAAATAAGCTCAAATATACCCTTACCATCAAACTATAGGATCAAAAATATCTTTCTCATCAATAATTTCGTCAAACTATAGAATCAAAAATATCCTTCTCATTAAGCAAAAATTTCGTCAAAAATATCCTTTCTCATTAAGCAAAAATTTAACCGCATATTTGAGCCCCCACCATTAATGGACAACTAATTACATAATTACCTTCCATATAAATTCAGGAGCAAATTTAACTCTTTTCCctaattacaataatattcaAACAACGCatgatttattaaattaattattttgaacaatgaagaagaactTTTCAACTATGAATTGATGGGATTtctcaaaaagagaaaaacccTCAAAAAATTGGCGTATGCCACTATTTGCAACGCGCACAGGGTATTCTTTAGTAAAAGGCGAAAGAATAGTTCGCTATGTGCTCATTGCGTGGCTGCGTAATTCATTCAATTGGCTGGAACCACTTTTAAATGTAGCCCGAAAATGTTCACTTTATAGCATGTGTCCGATGTGGGATATATTCTGGTATAACAACTGtacattttgattaatttacttttctttcttatcatgtgttattttatttcttttaatacaaAAACGAAAATTTTAGTAGTTAAATCATATGAGATTTTTAAATAGCCAAACAAATTCAAATAGAGTGAAtaccaaaacaaaaacaagaagaaagggACAATAAACCAAAGATAGTACGGAAATTACACCTAGTCAAACAACTGAGCTAGTACGATTCTTTACTATTAACATAGTTTAGTACAAAAACATCTTCGACGCCAGCCAATGCAGTCTCCACCAGAGAAGCCTTCGTTGCGGCAAATGATAGCACAGTTGTGGTCAAGCACGCATGGGCCGCGGTACCGATGGCTTTGTGAGATGCACACTCTACCCTCCACTTGTTGGATTCTCATTTCTACATGCACAAAATTCGAAAAGTCTAAAatcaaaagtttttttatatatcaatgTACATGTAATGTTATGTATTCAATCTTAATTCTTTAAATAACAACAATCATATCCAGTATATAGATCTTATTTCTTATCCTTATAGAGTAAAGTTGTTTTTGCTAAAGCTTGACTTAAACAAATAACAAGATAAAAAGTAGAAGAAGTACCACTAGTTAGAGAATAAGAAACTAGGCAACTACTATTGTTACTTACTAGTAGGAGATGATCAGGTACGACAATGTTCGACTATctactaataatttttaaattttgtaaataaaaaagaaagtaaaagtgTCAAAATCATAGGAAAAAGATTAATTACGTGAGGCAAACACAATGAGAAGGAACAAAAGCCCAAAAGTCTTCCTCTCCATCTTGATCATCCTTTTTTCAACAATATACTGTTTTCTAATATCTTTGAATGAAGCTATCAAATGAGAAAAACACCTATAATATAGATAGAGGGGTGGGAATAGTGTGACCATTTTACCCTTCAGGACTTAACCACCTCTGTCCGTCTATTTTTACTTGTCCACTATATTGAAGACTGATATattcattcttatttatttaattttaaaaaacaagaaataatttatcaaaatggacctaaaatatattattttaattatcgaGTGAACGAAGAAATATTATACTTCCTCGATAGGAGGCTGATAGTGCATGCATGATTTCAtcatttcaagattttatttaaaataaacacTAATTTTGAGacagaaaaaatattataaaaatggaGATAGTAAATGTTACACAGAGGCTGAAGTCTCACGTGAATGCCCCAGAAATTAATCTATGCCACCCAAGTTTTATTGGTCAGCATGGACGGCCTCAAAACCACAAATTTAAGGCTTCATACATAGTCAtcatctttaaaaaataaaaacatataatgatttttaatttctaataaagTATCCAGATgctttttcaaaaagaaaatacatttaCTGATGGTCTAtcaattatgtaaaatatatctTCTTTAATTATACACATCAAGGTTTTACATTACTTATGTGATTATGTTACCGTATAACAAAAAGTGACGAAGCGTACCAATTCATATTAGAGGAGAAGTTTTGATAACCGACAAGCGTATCAAATCACATAGATAAGCTCCTACCTGCCAGTTAACGGATGGTTAGGGCAGGCAATACGTAA
The DNA window shown above is from Solanum lycopersicum chromosome 11, SLM_r2.1 and carries:
- the LOC104644453 gene encoding putative pentatricopeptide repeat-containing protein At5g37570, coding for MSLIRKCTSTKPSSITVLNLLRESRCIKHLEQVHTHIIQKGYEQDHFIINQFISLCNVFSPDVSYATSVFEHVIQPNVYVWNTLIKGYSKKSSLVDCFVVLKQMRTSVNVIPDEFTFPSLVKSCSNVLALKEGEIIHGLLVRYGLDSDVFVGSSLIDLYGKCKEIEYARRVFDEISLKNEVIWTAMIVGYVYAGDLLEARKLFDEMPQRNVASGNAMIRAFVKFGDLSGAKKLFDSMPDKDVVSFTTMIDGYAKAGDMASARFLFDRSSNRDIISWSALMSGYAQNGQPNEAVKIFHEMLSMNVRPDEFIMVSLMCACSQLGRLDLANWVEHYMSQNSFDLNQVHIAAALVDMNAKCGNMERAKMLFEGMPKRDLVSYCSMIQGLSIHGCGSQAVDFFDRMLNEGLVPDDVSLKIILTACSRAELVKEGFRIFNLMTTKYSVKLSPDHYACVVDLLGRSGKLQDAYELIKSMPVEPHAGAWGALLGACKLHCDIEVGEEISNRLFELEPQNTGNYVLLSDIYAAANRWLDVALLRQKMSEKGLRKIPGCSSWLNANRLVTGTLCGFDQFMNLVIDNTVEVNGNDKNEIGMVLIRGNSMVTIEALEPVA